In Rhodothermus marinus DSM 4252, a single genomic region encodes these proteins:
- a CDS encoding NRAMP family divalent metal transporter, producing the protein MQRWTSILLGAVLTAAFIGPGTVTTAAAAGAGYGLALLWALTFSTLACWTLQEAAARLAICSGRPLAEALRDQFDGWKGVAVRLLALGAIVLGNAAFEVGNVLGAMAGLELVFDAPRRLLVLGVGVASGALLWFGTLRMLPRVLGAFVAFMGLAFLITALQVHPPDAALLRHLVWPVMPEGTGLLVVGLIGTTVVPYNLFLGSGLARGEPLDATRFGLAVAIVGGGLISMAVLVVGTAVHGAFTYAALADTLGRVLGTWARALFALGLFAAGFTSALTAPIAAAITARGLLSAPNASEHDRTYRLTWLVVWGSGVLLSLLDLRPIPAIITAQALNGVLLPIVAVFLWIATNDPRLMGRDGLTSPGLNVLAGLSVGIAVLLGLRNLLAALQAAGVGPVLSESLLLKLAGGITFFLLLLLGRYLYRLRRLAP; encoded by the coding sequence ATGCAACGCTGGACGTCCATCCTGCTCGGGGCCGTTCTGACGGCGGCCTTCATCGGTCCGGGCACGGTCACTACGGCGGCGGCCGCAGGGGCCGGCTACGGGCTGGCCCTGCTCTGGGCGCTGACGTTCTCGACGTTGGCCTGCTGGACGCTGCAGGAGGCGGCCGCCCGGCTGGCCATCTGCTCGGGACGTCCGCTGGCCGAAGCGCTGCGCGATCAGTTCGATGGCTGGAAAGGCGTGGCCGTCCGATTGCTGGCGCTGGGCGCCATCGTGCTGGGCAATGCGGCCTTCGAGGTGGGGAACGTACTGGGCGCCATGGCCGGGCTGGAGCTGGTATTCGACGCGCCTCGCCGCCTGCTGGTGCTCGGCGTAGGTGTAGCCTCAGGTGCCCTGCTCTGGTTCGGCACGCTGCGCATGCTACCGCGTGTGCTCGGGGCATTTGTGGCGTTCATGGGGCTAGCGTTTCTGATCACCGCCCTGCAGGTGCATCCGCCCGACGCTGCGCTGCTGCGCCATCTGGTCTGGCCCGTGATGCCGGAGGGCACCGGGCTGCTGGTGGTGGGGTTGATCGGCACGACCGTCGTACCCTACAACCTGTTTCTGGGCTCCGGACTGGCCCGGGGCGAACCGCTGGACGCAACGCGCTTCGGGCTGGCCGTGGCCATCGTCGGCGGCGGCCTGATCTCGATGGCCGTGCTGGTAGTCGGCACGGCGGTGCACGGCGCCTTCACCTACGCGGCCCTTGCCGACACGCTCGGTCGGGTGCTGGGCACCTGGGCCCGCGCCCTGTTCGCGCTGGGACTCTTTGCGGCCGGCTTCACGTCGGCGCTGACGGCGCCCATCGCCGCCGCCATCACAGCACGCGGCCTGCTGAGTGCACCGAACGCCTCGGAGCACGACCGCACCTACCGGCTTACCTGGCTGGTGGTATGGGGCAGCGGCGTGCTCCTGAGTCTGCTGGACCTGCGGCCGATCCCGGCCATCATCACGGCCCAGGCACTCAACGGCGTGCTGCTACCGATCGTGGCCGTATTTCTGTGGATCGCCACCAACGATCCGCGCCTGATGGGACGCGACGGCCTCACTTCGCCCGGGCTGAACGTGCTCGCCGGCCTCTCGGTCGGGATCGCCGTGTTGCTCGGCCTGCGCAACCTGCTGGCCGCATTGCAGGCGGCCGGCGTGGGTCCGGTACTGTCGGAGTCGCTGCTGCTGAAACTGGCCGGCGGCATTACCTTCTTTTTGCTCCTGCTTCTGGGTCGCTATCTGTATCGACTGCGTCGTCTTGCCCCATGA